The Methanoculleus thermophilus genome includes a window with the following:
- a CDS encoding molybdenum cofactor biosynthesis protein MoaE codes for MIGITRDVIDAGAMIEAAKRPGMGALVTFCGVVRDDGGVERMELEVYEEVAVREMEAIRDEAMQKYPIESVDIVHRVGSLSVGETILLIIVGAGHRKEAFAACEYIIDRIKQTVPIWKKEFYRDGERWVPGEYVD; via the coding sequence ATGATTGGAATTACACGGGACGTCATCGACGCAGGCGCGATGATCGAGGCGGCGAAGAGGCCGGGCATGGGAGCCCTGGTCACCTTCTGCGGCGTTGTCCGGGACGACGGAGGGGTGGAGCGGATGGAACTTGAGGTCTATGAGGAAGTCGCGGTCCGCGAAATGGAGGCGATCCGCGACGAGGCGATGCAAAAATACCCGATTGAGTCGGTGGATATCGTCCACCGGGTCGGATCGCTCTCGGTCGGCGAGACCATCCTCCTCATCATCGTCGGTGCCGGGCACCGGAAAGAGGCGTTCGCCGCCTGCGAGTACATCATCGACCGGATCAAGCAGACAGTCCCGATCTGGAAGAAGGAGTTCTACCGGGACGGCGAGCGGTGGGTGCCGGGGGAGTACGTCGATTAG
- a CDS encoding ubiquitin-like small modifier protein 1, with translation MKVRVKAFARFREILGSDLLVDLPDGATMAAVLAALRDRAGDNGDAIFDETGALRAHVILMRNGRRVKRDDPDPLADGDEIAIFPPVAGG, from the coding sequence ATGAAGGTTCGAGTGAAGGCGTTCGCCCGGTTCCGGGAGATCCTCGGGAGCGACCTTCTCGTCGATCTCCCCGATGGGGCGACGATGGCGGCGGTTCTCGCCGCGCTCCGGGATCGTGCCGGAGATAATGGCGATGCAATCTTTGACGAGACCGGGGCGCTCCGGGCGCACGTCATCCTGATGCGGAATGGACGACGGGTGAAGAGAGACGACCCCGATCCCCTTGCGGACGGAGACGAGATCGCTATCTTCCCGCCGGTCGCAGGTGGATGA
- a CDS encoding HesA/MoeB/ThiF family protein has protein sequence MLTERERERYSRQILLFGEEGQERLKQAKVFIAGAGGLGCPIALYLAVAGVGEIRLVDRDVVDRTNLNRQVLHWEKDLGIPKVRSAEEKLWEVNPDVRIEALEATINEANVHDLAAGADLIVDAMDNFPTRYLLNREAIRSGVPLIHGAIRGFDGQVTTIVPGRTACLECIFPEAPPAEVFPVVGTTPGFIGLIQANEAIKYITGSGDLLAGRLLLWDGLAAKLETFAVERRSGCPACSREVCQ, from the coding sequence ATGCTCACCGAGCGGGAACGTGAGCGTTACAGCCGGCAGATTCTCCTCTTCGGTGAGGAGGGGCAGGAGCGGCTGAAGCAGGCGAAGGTCTTCATCGCCGGGGCGGGGGGTCTTGGCTGCCCGATCGCCCTCTATCTTGCCGTCGCCGGCGTAGGGGAGATCCGCCTTGTGGACAGGGACGTCGTGGACCGGACCAACTTAAACCGGCAGGTTCTCCACTGGGAGAAGGATCTCGGCATACCGAAAGTCCGATCCGCGGAGGAGAAACTCTGGGAGGTTAACCCCGACGTCCGAATAGAAGCCCTGGAAGCGACGATCAATGAAGCGAACGTCCATGACCTGGCCGCCGGTGCCGACCTGATCGTGGACGCGATGGACAACTTCCCGACCCGCTACCTCCTGAACCGGGAGGCGATCAGGTCGGGCGTGCCGCTCATCCACGGTGCCATCCGGGGGTTCGACGGCCAGGTGACGACGATCGTCCCCGGCCGGACGGCCTGCCTTGAGTGCATCTTCCCGGAGGCCCCGCCCGCCGAGGTCTTCCCGGTCGTCGGGACGACGCCGGGGTTCATCGGTCTCATCCAGGCGAACGAGGCGATCAAGTACATCACCGGTTCCGGCGACCTCCTCGCCGGTCGGCTCCTCCTCTGGGACGGCCTTGCGGCGAAACTTGAGACGTTTGCCGTGGAGCGGCGGTCGGGATGCCCTGCCTGCAGTAGAGAGGTGTGTCAATGA